A section of the Streptomyces sp. Je 1-369 genome encodes:
- a CDS encoding serine hydrolase domain-containing protein encodes MAAALIGLTAGHPQPAAPATDATLPLLTTRGKAPAAALLSRTQPEPPPGARTLRHQASPVSVQRSAQQSPPSRPARPNISAPGPHPSLHFARTGPSLSRADHFRVGSITKTFIATVVLQLAAEHRLSLSDPVAHHLPGLVRGPGVDGRTITLRALLTHTSGLADFTAVTKGTAPLTPALAVRTALAHRAPLKSRWTYSNTNYVVLGMVIERVTGNAYATEAERRILHPLRLTGTSFPGARTTLPSPHGRAFTSGGRDVTALDPRVAGAAGELISTLADLNRFYAALLAGRLLPAPLLREMLNTRTAHGHYGMGLYPRTLPCGTTVWGHNGRITGSYVRTAATRDGRRVVTFRVNTDKLADPALESAVLSAEFCPRAP; translated from the coding sequence CTGGCGGCGGCGCTCATCGGCCTGACGGCAGGCCACCCGCAACCCGCGGCACCGGCCACGGACGCCACTCTTCCGCTGCTCACCACCCGGGGCAAGGCCCCGGCCGCGGCACTCCTGAGTCGTACTCAGCCCGAACCGCCCCCGGGTGCACGCACCCTACGCCACCAGGCATCTCCCGTCTCCGTGCAACGCTCCGCACAACAGTCCCCGCCGTCACGCCCCGCGCGGCCGAACATCTCCGCCCCCGGCCCGCACCCCTCTCTACACTTCGCCCGAACCGGCCCATCCCTGTCCCGCGCCGACCACTTCAGGGTGGGCAGCATCACCAAGACATTCATCGCGACGGTCGTCCTCCAACTCGCCGCCGAACACCGTCTGTCCCTGTCCGACCCGGTCGCGCACCATCTGCCCGGACTCGTCCGCGGACCGGGCGTCGACGGCCGCACCATCACCCTGCGTGCCCTGCTCACCCACACCAGCGGTCTCGCCGACTTCACCGCCGTCACCAAAGGCACCGCCCCCCTCACTCCCGCCCTGGCCGTCCGCACCGCCCTCGCCCACCGGGCGCCCCTCAAGAGCCGCTGGACGTACTCCAACACGAACTACGTCGTCCTCGGCATGGTCATCGAACGGGTCACCGGCAACGCGTACGCCACCGAAGCCGAACGCCGCATCCTCCACCCCCTCCGTCTCACCGGCACCTCGTTCCCCGGCGCCCGCACCACGCTCCCCTCCCCGCACGGCCGTGCCTTCACGAGCGGCGGCCGGGACGTCACCGCGCTCGACCCGCGCGTGGCCGGTGCGGCGGGTGAGCTGATCTCCACCCTCGCCGACCTGAACCGCTTCTACGCCGCTCTGCTCGCCGGCCGGCTCCTGCCCGCGCCGCTGCTGCGCGAGATGCTCAACACCCGCACCGCACACGGCCACTACGGCATGGGCCTCTATCCGCGGACGCTTCCCTGCGGCACCACCGTCTGGGGCCACAACGGCCGCATCACCGGCAGCTACGTCCGCACCGCGGCCACCCGCGACGGCCGACGGGTCGTCACCTTCCGGGTCAACACGGACAAGCTGGCCGACCCGGCCCTGGAATCGGCCGTCCTCTCAGCCGAGTTCTGTCCCCGCGCCCCCTAG
- a CDS encoding serine/threonine-protein kinase — translation MSDAEQTGDARRDKSERLLAGRYRLGEVLGRGGMGTVWRAKDETLGRTVAVKELRFPSSIDEEEKRRLITRTLREAKAIARIRNTSAVTVYDVVDEDDRPWIVMELVEGKSLAEAIREDGTLTPRRAAEVGLAVLDVLRSAHREGILHRDVKPSNVLIAEDGRVVLTDFGIAQVEGDPSITSTGMLVGAPSYISPERARGHKPGPAADLWSLGGLLYAAVEGVPPYDKGSAIATLTAVMTEDVEQPVNAGPLEKVIYGLLAKDPEQRLDDAGARALLMDVIHAPETKPEPEPVEATKVVPLPPAPPKLPRTPKASRVPRPSRLTKASKGGAGAAAGAAGVAGAAGAAHGSVGASAPAGSAGSAGTATTYGTARPEGRKAGETADRLKGALQSVRKAAASATAKSTTKSTTKSTTKGTANGAAANGSAGVPPRAPAKASLTDVVPRRTLVIVTMVVVLAVLGTVLALALGDDNADSKDNKGGDKAASAGATGGGNPGKDEETDKDSGKGADQGTGAGTGDDGKDPGKDGSADPDKGEGDDPGKDDDAKKPEDGAESTYKHSQGFKIGLPKGWKFQSTGRAGARFTGPDGQKLLLGWTTTPKSNPVGDWKNQEKYMVRSQYDRIRIEKVGFRGWNTADWEFTYVDGGTKYRSIDRGFVVNGGLGYGMMYTAKADDWGSEKRRATWRTFTKTFEPKS, via the coding sequence ATGTCGGACGCGGAGCAGACGGGTGACGCCCGTCGGGACAAGAGCGAACGTCTCCTCGCCGGCCGGTACCGGCTGGGAGAGGTGCTCGGCCGCGGAGGCATGGGCACCGTCTGGCGAGCCAAGGACGAAACCCTTGGACGTACGGTCGCGGTGAAGGAGCTGCGGTTCCCCTCGAGCATCGACGAGGAGGAGAAGCGGCGGCTCATCACGCGCACCTTGCGTGAGGCCAAGGCGATCGCGCGGATTCGGAACACCAGCGCCGTGACGGTCTACGACGTGGTCGACGAGGACGACCGGCCGTGGATCGTGATGGAACTCGTCGAGGGCAAGTCGCTCGCCGAGGCGATCCGCGAGGACGGAACCCTCACGCCGCGGCGCGCGGCCGAGGTCGGGCTCGCCGTGCTCGACGTGCTGCGCTCCGCCCACCGCGAGGGCATCCTGCACCGCGACGTGAAGCCGTCGAACGTGCTGATCGCCGAGGACGGCCGGGTCGTCCTCACGGACTTCGGCATCGCGCAGGTCGAGGGCGACCCGTCGATCACGTCGACCGGCATGCTCGTGGGCGCTCCGTCGTACATCTCGCCGGAGCGCGCCCGTGGGCACAAGCCGGGTCCCGCGGCCGACCTGTGGTCGCTGGGCGGCCTGCTGTACGCGGCCGTGGAGGGCGTGCCCCCGTACGACAAGGGGTCGGCCATCGCGACCCTCACCGCGGTGATGACCGAGGACGTCGAACAGCCCGTCAACGCCGGACCGTTGGAGAAGGTCATCTACGGCCTGCTCGCCAAGGACCCGGAGCAGCGGCTCGACGACGCCGGGGCGCGCGCACTCCTCATGGACGTCATCCACGCCCCGGAGACCAAGCCGGAGCCCGAACCGGTCGAGGCGACCAAAGTGGTGCCGCTGCCTCCGGCCCCGCCCAAGCTGCCGAGGACGCCGAAGGCGTCGCGGGTGCCGAGGCCGAGCAGGCTGACGAAGGCGTCGAAGGGCGGTGCGGGTGCCGCTGCCGGTGCGGCCGGTGTTGCTGGTGCGGCCGGTGCGGCTCACGGGTCGGTCGGGGCGTCCGCTCCCGCCGGGAGTGCCGGGAGTGCCGGGACGGCGACGACGTACGGGACAGCGCGTCCCGAGGGGCGCAAGGCCGGGGAGACGGCCGACCGGCTGAAGGGCGCTCTGCAGTCCGTGCGCAAGGCGGCCGCGTCCGCCACCGCGAAGAGCACTACGAAGAGCACTACGAAGAGCACCACGAAGGGCACTGCGAACGGAGCCGCGGCCAACGGGTCCGCTGGTGTGCCGCCGCGGGCGCCCGCGAAGGCGTCGCTCACCGATGTGGTGCCGCGCCGGACGCTGGTCATAGTGACCATGGTGGTCGTGCTCGCCGTGCTCGGCACGGTGCTCGCCCTCGCCCTCGGCGACGACAACGCGGACAGCAAGGACAACAAGGGCGGCGACAAGGCCGCGTCCGCCGGGGCGACAGGCGGCGGCAACCCGGGCAAGGACGAGGAGACGGACAAGGACTCCGGCAAGGGGGCCGACCAGGGCACCGGTGCCGGTACCGGCGACGACGGCAAGGACCCGGGCAAGGACGGGAGTGCCGACCCGGACAAGGGCGAGGGCGACGACCCGGGCAAGGACGACGACGCCAAGAAGCCGGAGGACGGCGCCGAGTCGACGTACAAGCACTCCCAGGGCTTCAAGATCGGGCTTCCGAAGGGCTGGAAGTTCCAGTCCACGGGCCGGGCGGGCGCGCGGTTCACCGGCCCCGACGGGCAGAAGCTGCTGCTCGGCTGGACGACGACGCCCAAGAGCAATCCGGTCGGCGACTGGAAGAACCAGGAGAAGTACATGGTCCGGTCGCAGTACGACCGGATCCGTATAGAGAAGGTCGGCTTCCGCGGCTGGAACACGGCCGACTGGGAGTTCACCTACGTGGACGGCGGGACCAAGTACCGGTCGATAGACCGCGGCTTCGTCGTCAACGGGGGCCTCGGCTACGGAATGATGTACACGGCCAAGGCGGACGACTGGGGCAGCGAGAAGCGTCGCGCCACGTGGCGGACCTTCACGAAGACCTTCGAGCCGAAGTCCTGA
- a CDS encoding serine/threonine-protein kinase produces the protein MGSLGDHADAAGGGNARVIAGRYRLEAPLGRGGMGVVWRATDLLLGRRVAVKELARDETLSDAEAEQRRERTLREARAVAQLRHPHVIVVHDVVVQDEQPYIVMELIEGGSLAGRIARGGPLDAHAVARMGIDLLGALSTAHEAGILHRDLKPANVLLERSTDRVVLTDFGIAQLSGATTLTEVGSFVGSPEYTAPERMAGERTGPESDLWSLGALLVTALAGESPFRRDSIGGVLHAVVFDEIRPSAAVDPLLPVVLGLLDRDPQRRMDAAEAEGLLRVYVETGRMPAVARERPGAGLPGLPGWPGLPGLPGWPGRGTSTPAERELLAAQAAAGLVKPEKHGRTFMIAAALVAALAGAGVSAALLLSRDDGGGGTPGPSPSATATRSSPTPTVTVTTPTARPSSPQAPQGYRIAKDPRGFALAVPEGFRRQADGSRVYYASPDGTYRIGIKEAAADGGGPFGAQRRAAANGPRDNPGYRDGRVSETTRNGRPAALLEFTWDGLRNEEGGRRTLDLCWEEGGRRFDVWVSAPVGEAAQARRYFDAAVDTFVRR, from the coding sequence ATGGGGAGCCTGGGAGACCACGCCGACGCGGCAGGTGGAGGCAACGCCCGGGTGATCGCGGGCCGTTACCGCCTGGAGGCGCCGCTCGGCCGGGGCGGCATGGGGGTCGTGTGGCGCGCCACCGATCTGCTGCTCGGCCGCCGGGTCGCCGTCAAGGAACTCGCGCGCGACGAGACCCTCTCCGACGCCGAGGCGGAGCAGCGGCGCGAGCGGACCCTGCGCGAGGCGCGGGCCGTGGCGCAGCTGCGGCATCCGCACGTCATCGTCGTCCACGACGTCGTGGTGCAGGACGAGCAGCCGTACATCGTCATGGAGTTGATCGAGGGCGGTTCGCTGGCCGGGCGCATCGCGCGGGGCGGGCCGCTGGACGCGCACGCCGTGGCGCGGATGGGCATCGACCTGCTGGGCGCCCTGAGCACCGCGCACGAGGCGGGCATCCTGCACCGTGACCTCAAGCCCGCCAACGTACTCCTGGAGCGGTCGACCGACCGTGTCGTGCTCACCGACTTCGGCATCGCGCAGCTCTCGGGCGCGACGACGCTCACGGAGGTCGGGTCGTTCGTGGGCTCGCCCGAGTACACCGCGCCGGAGCGGATGGCGGGGGAGCGGACGGGGCCCGAGTCCGACCTGTGGTCGCTCGGCGCGCTGCTGGTCACCGCGCTCGCCGGTGAGTCGCCGTTCCGCCGTGACTCCATCGGCGGTGTCCTGCACGCGGTCGTCTTCGACGAGATCCGGCCATCCGCGGCCGTCGACCCGCTGCTGCCCGTGGTGCTCGGACTCCTCGACCGCGATCCGCAGCGGCGGATGGACGCGGCGGAGGCGGAGGGGCTGTTGCGGGTGTACGTCGAGACGGGGCGGATGCCCGCGGTGGCGCGGGAGAGACCGGGGGCCGGGCTGCCGGGGCTTCCCGGGTGGCCCGGACTCCCGGGGCTTCCGGGGTGGCCGGGCCGGGGCACCTCCACGCCGGCCGAGCGGGAGCTGCTCGCCGCGCAGGCCGCCGCGGGGCTCGTGAAGCCGGAGAAGCACGGCAGAACCTTCATGATCGCCGCCGCGCTGGTCGCGGCCCTCGCGGGCGCGGGTGTCTCCGCCGCGCTGCTGCTGAGCAGGGACGACGGTGGCGGGGGCACGCCGGGCCCCTCGCCCTCCGCCACGGCGACGCGGAGCTCGCCGACGCCGACGGTGACCGTGACGACCCCCACGGCGCGGCCGTCCTCACCGCAGGCGCCCCAGGGATACCGCATCGCGAAGGACCCCAGGGGCTTCGCGCTCGCCGTCCCCGAGGGCTTCCGGCGCCAGGCGGACGGGTCCCGCGTCTACTACGCGTCGCCCGACGGGACGTACCGCATCGGCATCAAGGAAGCGGCGGCCGACGGGGGCGGCCCGTTCGGCGCGCAGCGCCGCGCCGCCGCGAACGGCCCGCGGGACAACCCCGGTTACCGCGACGGCAGGGTCTCGGAGACCACGCGCAACGGCAGGCCGGCCGCGCTGCTCGAGTTCACCTGGGACGGGCTCCGCAACGAGGAGGGCGGTCGGCGCACGCTCGACCTGTGCTGGGAGGAGGGCGGCCGGAGGTTCGACGTGTGGGTGTCGGCGCCGGTCGGCGAGGCGGCGCAGGCACGGCGGTACTTCGACGCGGCGGTCGATACGTTCGTACGCAGGTGA
- a CDS encoding glycerol-3-phosphate dehydrogenase/oxidase: protein MRTATLGPAERAESLAGMAERELDILVVGAGVVGAGTALDAVTRGLSTGLVEARDWASGTSSRSSKLIHGGLRYLEMLDFALVREALKERGLLLERLAPHLVKPVPFLYPLQHKGWERLYAGSGVALYDAMSMSRGHGRGLPMHRHLTRRHALRVAPCLKKDALVGAMQYYDAQMDDARYVATLVRTASAYGAKVANRAKVTGFLREGERVVGARVQDVEGGGEYEIRAKQVVNATGVWTDDTQAMVGERGQFHVRASKGIHLVVPKDRINATTGLILRTEKSVLFVIPWGRHWIVGTTDTDWDLDKAHPAASSADIDYLLEHVNSVLARPLSRDDVQGVYAGLRPLLAGESDATSKLSREHTVAHPAPGLVVVAGGKYTTYRVMAKDAVDEAVHALDQRVADCVTEDIPLVGAEGYKALWNARARIAARTGLHVVRVEHLLNRYGSMAEEVLELITADPALGAPLQAADDYLRAEVVYAASHEGARHLDDVLTRRTRISIETFDRGTRSARECAELMAPVLGWDKDQTEREVQHYEKRVEAERESQRQPDDLTADAARLGAPDIVPLN, encoded by the coding sequence GTGAGGACAGCGACACTGGGGCCGGCGGAGCGCGCCGAGTCACTGGCGGGAATGGCCGAACGGGAGCTGGACATCCTGGTCGTGGGCGCGGGAGTGGTCGGCGCGGGCACGGCACTCGACGCGGTGACACGCGGCCTGTCCACCGGCCTCGTCGAGGCCCGCGACTGGGCCTCCGGTACGTCGAGCCGGTCGAGCAAGCTGATCCACGGCGGCCTGCGCTATCTGGAGATGCTCGACTTCGCCCTCGTGCGGGAGGCGCTGAAGGAGCGCGGCCTGCTCCTGGAGCGCCTCGCCCCGCACCTGGTGAAACCGGTCCCGTTCCTCTACCCCTTGCAGCACAAGGGCTGGGAGAGGTTGTACGCGGGATCGGGCGTCGCGCTCTACGACGCGATGTCGATGTCCCGCGGACACGGCAGAGGTCTGCCCATGCACCGCCATCTGACCCGCCGCCACGCCCTGCGCGTCGCCCCGTGCCTGAAGAAGGACGCACTGGTCGGCGCGATGCAGTACTACGACGCCCAGATGGACGACGCGCGCTACGTGGCGACGTTGGTCCGCACCGCTTCGGCGTACGGCGCGAAGGTCGCCAACCGCGCCAAGGTCACCGGCTTCCTGCGCGAGGGCGAGCGTGTCGTCGGCGCCCGGGTGCAGGACGTCGAGGGCGGCGGGGAGTACGAGATCCGGGCCAAGCAGGTCGTGAACGCGACCGGCGTGTGGACGGACGACACCCAGGCGATGGTCGGCGAGCGCGGCCAGTTCCACGTCAGGGCGTCCAAGGGCATCCACCTGGTCGTGCCCAAGGACCGCATCAACGCGACGACCGGACTGATCCTGCGCACCGAGAAGAGCGTCCTCTTCGTCATCCCGTGGGGACGCCACTGGATCGTCGGCACCACCGACACGGACTGGGACCTCGACAAGGCCCACCCGGCCGCTTCCAGCGCCGACATCGACTATCTCCTGGAGCATGTGAACTCGGTGCTCGCCAGGCCCCTCTCCCGGGACGACGTGCAAGGGGTGTACGCGGGCCTGCGGCCGCTCCTCGCCGGTGAGTCGGACGCCACGAGCAAGCTCTCCCGCGAGCACACGGTCGCGCACCCGGCCCCGGGCCTTGTCGTCGTCGCGGGCGGCAAGTACACGACGTACCGAGTGATGGCCAAGGACGCCGTCGACGAGGCGGTGCACGCCCTGGACCAGCGTGTCGCCGACTGCGTCACGGAGGACATCCCCCTCGTCGGCGCCGAGGGGTACAAGGCGCTGTGGAACGCCCGGGCGAGGATCGCCGCCCGGACGGGCCTTCATGTGGTGCGCGTCGAGCACCTGTTGAACCGGTACGGCTCGATGGCCGAAGAGGTCCTCGAACTCATCACCGCGGACCCGGCCCTCGGCGCCCCCTTGCAGGCGGCCGACGACTACCTGCGGGCCGAGGTGGTCTACGCGGCCTCGCACGAGGGCGCACGCCACCTGGACGACGTGCTGACCCGGCGGACCCGCATCTCCATCGAGACGTTCGACCGGGGCACGCGCAGCGCCCGGGAGTGCGCGGAGCTGATGGCGCCGGTCCTCGGCTGGGACAAGGACCAGACCGAGCGGGAGGTGCAGCACTACGAAAAGCGGGTCGAGGCCGAGCGGGAGTCGCAGCGGCAGCCGGACGACCTGACGGCGGACGCGGCACGTCTCGGCGCACCCGACATCGTGCCGCTCAACTGA
- a CDS encoding serine/threonine-protein kinase: protein MQGLVLAGRYRLVESIGRGGMGRVWRAQDEVLHRAVAVKELTAVQYVQEADRAVLFTRTQTEARAAARINHPAVVTVHDVLEYDDRPWIVMELVEGRSLADAVKDDGRVEPVEAARIGLWTLKALRAAHAAGVLHRDVKPGNVLLSDDRRILLTDFGIAAIEGDSTVTRTGEVVGSVDYLAPERVSGANPGPASDLWALGATLYTAVEGNSPFRRTSPLGTMQAVVTEEPEPPQHAGLLAPIIEALLRKDPATRPTAAEAESMLAEAAEGRRPSTTRTHAPTHGNTTQGSGAQQGPTTSYGRTPAYDQTSAQYDQGTPYNQTPAPYDQSTPHNQAGPYNQAAPYNHATPYNHATPYGRGSNTAVQGGHDTYAHTPAPAPTRRRRRVLAVAALVVAAALLGGAGVFGFLRLTGDSGGQEQSTSQDDGKSPRGIPADWKRVYDPDGFSLMLPKGWERRANGTQVDYTPDDGRSFLRIGVDKSPQAESPYAHQLQLEKGLLNYKDYKRLHLDSNTFRGQHGALWEFSWTSGTNDRTRGPRRAIEQTYVSKDGVEYAIYLSAPAEGWDKTRQQFDSMLRGWREG from the coding sequence ATGCAGGGCCTGGTCCTCGCGGGCCGCTACCGACTCGTTGAGTCCATCGGCCGCGGTGGCATGGGACGGGTGTGGCGCGCACAGGACGAGGTGCTGCACCGTGCCGTCGCCGTCAAGGAACTGACGGCGGTGCAGTACGTGCAGGAGGCCGACCGCGCGGTCCTCTTCACGCGTACCCAGACGGAGGCGCGCGCCGCCGCTCGCATCAACCACCCCGCCGTCGTCACCGTCCACGACGTCCTCGAGTACGACGACCGCCCCTGGATCGTGATGGAGCTCGTCGAGGGCCGTTCGCTGGCGGACGCGGTCAAGGACGACGGCCGTGTCGAACCCGTCGAGGCCGCCCGCATCGGACTGTGGACCCTGAAGGCGCTGCGCGCCGCGCACGCCGCCGGGGTGCTGCACCGCGACGTGAAACCCGGCAACGTCCTGCTCTCCGACGACCGGCGGATCCTGCTCACAGACTTCGGGATCGCCGCGATCGAGGGGGACTCCACGGTCACGCGGACCGGGGAAGTCGTCGGCTCCGTGGACTATTTGGCGCCCGAGCGCGTGAGCGGCGCCAACCCCGGGCCCGCCTCCGACCTGTGGGCACTCGGAGCGACGCTGTACACGGCGGTCGAGGGGAACTCGCCGTTCCGCCGGACATCGCCGCTCGGCACGATGCAGGCCGTGGTGACCGAGGAGCCCGAGCCGCCGCAGCACGCGGGGCTCCTCGCCCCCATCATCGAGGCGCTCCTGCGGAAGGACCCGGCGACCCGGCCGACCGCGGCGGAGGCCGAGTCGATGCTGGCCGAGGCGGCGGAGGGGCGTCGGCCGAGCACGACGCGGACGCATGCGCCGACCCACGGGAACACGACGCAGGGCTCCGGCGCACAGCAGGGCCCGACCACCTCGTACGGCAGGACGCCCGCGTACGACCAGACGTCCGCCCAGTACGACCAGGGCACCCCGTACAACCAGACGCCCGCCCCGTACGACCAGAGCACCCCGCACAACCAGGCGGGTCCGTACAACCAGGCCGCCCCGTACAACCACGCCACCCCGTACAACCACGCCACCCCGTACGGCCGCGGCTCCAACACGGCGGTTCAGGGGGGCCACGACACCTACGCCCACACACCGGCACCCGCCCCGACCAGGCGGCGCCGTCGCGTGCTCGCCGTCGCCGCCCTCGTGGTCGCGGCCGCCCTGCTCGGCGGCGCCGGTGTCTTCGGCTTCCTGCGCCTCACCGGTGACAGTGGCGGTCAGGAGCAGAGTACGAGTCAGGACGACGGGAAGTCCCCGCGCGGCATCCCCGCCGACTGGAAGCGCGTGTACGACCCCGACGGCTTCAGCCTCATGCTGCCCAAGGGCTGGGAGCGCCGGGCGAACGGCACGCAGGTGGACTACACGCCGGACGACGGCCGGAGCTTCCTGCGGATCGGCGTCGACAAGTCCCCGCAGGCCGAGTCGCCGTACGCGCATCAGCTGCAGCTGGAGAAGGGCCTGCTGAACTACAAGGACTACAAGCGGCTGCACCTGGACTCGAACACGTTCCGGGGCCAGCACGGAGCGCTCTGGGAATTCAGCTGGACGTCCGGGACGAACGACAGGACCAGAGGGCCGCGCCGGGCCATCGAGCAGACCTACGTGAGCAAAGACGGCGTCGAGTACGCCATCTATCTCTCGGCCCCCGCCGAGGGCTGGGACAAGACCCGACAGCAGTTCGACTCGATGCTCCGGGGCTGGCGGGAGGGCTGA
- a CDS encoding protein kinase, protein MDDYAGRVLADRYRLPLPPSDVYEFAESRAFDTYSGQEVLVRQVPLPEIVEAEVLDEGDEGYADDLPEGFLPRAGAGGPGVRRSGTGRSGTRTTRRPTEPAVRRAIEAAQTAAQIPDHPRLDQVFDVFAEDGSLWIVSELVAARPLAALLADRPLSPYRAAEVAADVLAALRVLHAYGWVHRNITTRTVLICDDGRVMLTGLAAGAAEEALCGYDPRPVEAGEATGSAGSVGNVAEYGTGHGGDADGAGDVALDPAPEAAAAAEGESGGRISDPYGVADKKPWHGAEPRGEVPAARGGWHDGDAAAGGGRDDGDAAARGGRDDGDAAARGRWDDGDAAARGRWDDGDGEAAPSRGPATALAAERARLARMVVVGAVTERWAPEQAGPVHENWQLAAPIAPATDLWALGALLYRAVQGHAPYPEDTTAELVELVCSEPPAFAEECGPLRPVVESLLRQDPTERLDFEELSGWLRSLVRSAPEPEAGAHVVPVPPYDAGRLPVVRRRGEVVRRRRGGAVAGRNAGKSAGKDTGRNPSKNVEGHGRHKRDRGRGGKAQVRPGHEIPDVSPLQGHSGPRPPREAHPRGPARPRSLGRLLLIAILLGLAAAIAYAMVFMPKSDDRSGDRAGTAGEVSSLPEPSDSKAEEDRNKDEEKDEDKDRNKGSEKGEPGRSPSSQKPQTSGPDVPQGFVVRKDPEGFHVAVAGGWDRQPKNGRGQVRYTHGGFELLLVPGRDTTDSYGDDPMKYQREHERELQPFRDSSWATSSGMRRIDVGGRAMAEGQFTWQDDAGREVFVRNLAMVVGGRFHVVQVRGPEAERDEVTRLYEQASATYRVTD, encoded by the coding sequence GTGGACGACTACGCGGGACGGGTGCTCGCCGACCGCTACCGCCTGCCACTGCCCCCCTCCGACGTGTACGAGTTCGCCGAGTCGCGCGCCTTCGACACGTACAGCGGGCAGGAAGTCCTCGTCCGTCAGGTGCCGCTGCCCGAGATCGTCGAGGCGGAGGTCCTCGACGAGGGCGACGAGGGCTACGCGGATGACCTGCCCGAAGGGTTCCTGCCGCGGGCGGGCGCGGGCGGCCCCGGGGTGCGGCGGTCCGGAACCGGGAGGTCCGGGACCAGGACGACGCGCAGGCCCACGGAACCGGCGGTGCGGCGCGCCATCGAGGCGGCGCAGACCGCCGCCCAGATACCCGACCACCCGCGGCTCGACCAGGTCTTCGACGTGTTCGCGGAGGACGGCTCGCTGTGGATAGTCAGCGAGTTGGTCGCCGCACGGCCGCTGGCGGCGCTCCTCGCGGACCGGCCGCTGAGTCCGTACCGCGCGGCCGAGGTCGCGGCGGACGTCCTCGCGGCGCTGCGGGTGCTGCACGCGTACGGCTGGGTGCACCGGAACATCACCACGCGGACCGTCCTGATCTGCGACGACGGCCGCGTGATGCTGACGGGCCTCGCGGCGGGCGCGGCCGAGGAGGCACTCTGCGGGTACGATCCGCGGCCCGTCGAGGCGGGAGAGGCGACGGGCTCGGCGGGGTCGGTCGGCAATGTCGCGGAGTACGGCACGGGGCACGGGGGCGACGCGGACGGGGCCGGGGATGTGGCGCTCGACCCCGCACCGGAGGCCGCGGCGGCCGCCGAGGGCGAATCCGGCGGGCGGATATCGGATCCCTACGGAGTAGCGGACAAGAAGCCGTGGCACGGGGCGGAGCCGCGGGGCGAGGTTCCGGCGGCACGCGGCGGGTGGCATGACGGTGACGCGGCGGCAGGCGGCGGGCGGGACGACGGTGACGCGGCGGCACGCGGCGGGCGGGACGACGGTGACGCGGCGGCACGCGGCCGGTGGGACGACGGTGACGCGGCGGCACGCGGCCGGTGGGACGACGGCGACGGTGAAGCCGCCCCCTCGCGCGGCCCCGCCACCGCCCTCGCCGCCGAACGCGCCCGGCTCGCCCGCATGGTGGTGGTCGGAGCCGTCACCGAGCGGTGGGCTCCCGAGCAGGCCGGCCCCGTGCACGAGAACTGGCAGCTAGCCGCGCCCATCGCCCCCGCCACGGACCTGTGGGCTCTCGGCGCGCTGCTCTACCGCGCCGTGCAGGGACACGCGCCGTACCCGGAGGACACCACCGCCGAATTAGTGGAGCTCGTGTGCTCCGAGCCGCCCGCCTTCGCCGAGGAGTGCGGACCGTTGCGGCCCGTCGTCGAGTCGCTGCTCCGTCAGGACCCGACCGAGCGGCTCGACTTCGAGGAGCTCAGCGGCTGGCTGCGTTCCCTGGTGCGGTCCGCGCCGGAGCCGGAGGCCGGGGCGCACGTCGTGCCGGTGCCGCCGTACGACGCGGGCCGGCTGCCGGTCGTACGCCGTCGGGGCGAGGTCGTACGCAGGCGGCGGGGCGGCGCGGTCGCCGGAAGGAACGCCGGGAAGAGCGCAGGGAAGGACACCGGAAGGAACCCCTCGAAGAACGTGGAGGGGCACGGACGGCACAAGCGCGACCGGGGAAGAGGCGGCAAGGCGCAGGTCAGGCCGGGACACGAGATACCCGACGTCTCCCCCCTCCAGGGCCACAGCGGCCCTCGCCCGCCCCGCGAGGCGCACCCGCGCGGCCCCGCCCGTCCCCGTTCGCTGGGCCGGCTGCTGCTGATCGCCATCCTGCTCGGGCTCGCCGCGGCGATCGCGTACGCCATGGTCTTCATGCCCAAGTCCGACGACCGCTCAGGCGACCGGGCGGGGACCGCGGGCGAGGTCAGTTCGCTCCCGGAGCCGAGCGACAGCAAGGCCGAAGAGGACAGGAACAAGGACGAAGAGAAGGACGAAGATAAGGACAGGAACAAGGGCAGCGAGAAGGGGGAGCCGGGCAGGAGCCCGAGTTCGCAGAAGCCGCAGACCTCCGGCCCCGACGTGCCGCAGGGATTCGTCGTCCGCAAGGACCCCGAAGGTTTCCACGTCGCCGTGGCGGGCGGTTGGGACCGGCAGCCCAAGAACGGCAGGGGACAGGTCCGTTACACCCACGGCGGCTTCGAACTGCTGCTGGTGCCGGGCCGCGACACCACGGACAGCTACGGCGACGACCCCATGAAGTACCAGCGCGAGCACGAGCGTGAGCTGCAGCCCTTCCGTGACTCCTCCTGGGCGACGTCCAGTGGCATGCGCCGCATAGACGTCGGTGGACGGGCCATGGCGGAGGGTCAGTTCACCTGGCAGGACGACGCGGGCCGCGAGGTCTTCGTACGCAATCTCGCGATGGTCGTCGGCGGCAGGTTCCACGTGGTCCAGGTGCGGGGACCGGAGGCCGAACGGGACGAGGTGACGCGGCTCTACGAGCAGGCGTCGGCCACCTATCGGGTCACCGACTGA